DNA sequence from the Phycisphaerae bacterium genome:
CCATCCACCTGCATCCCGCCGAAGCCGTAACCGAGGGCCTTCTGGGCAAGCGTTTGCGATGCCGTCTGCGCGCTGCGCGGCATCGAGATGGCCCACTGGTTGTTCTGCACGATCATGACCAGCGGCAGTTGAAACGCCCCGGCGACGTTCATGGCCTCGTGGAAATCGCCCTCGCTCGTCGCGCCGTCGCCCAGGAAAGTGACCACGACGCCGGAATCGCCCTTGAACTTGTTGCCCATGGCGATGCCCGCCGCGTATTGGCACTGCGTCGCGACCGGTCCGCACAAGGGGAGGACATTCAGGCCCTCCGGCGGCTGCGCCCCATGTTCGTATCCTCCCCACCAGCCGAGAATCAGCCGCTCCATCGGCCAACCCAGATACAGCATCGCCGGCATTTCGCGGAACGAGGGGACCAGCCAATCGGCCTTTTCCATGACGAACGCCGGGCCCAGCGACGCCGCCTCCTGACCGCGAGTTGGGGGATAAGTTCCGATCCGCCCCTGCCGCGAGAGGTTGATCATCCGCTCATCCCAGCGCCGCGCCAGAACCAACGCACGGTAGTAACGCCGCAGTTGCTCGGAGGGTAGTCCCGGATCGAGGTCCCGATCGACCGCGCCGTCCGCGCCGAGGATCGAGAGGTGCTCCACGCAATGAGAAGGGCTTATCCGGCTTCGCGGCACCACGGCTCCTTGTTAAGGTCTGGCAAGCGTTGCATACTCTTGGCGATTTTGCATCATGTTGCCCGCGCCCGCGATCGAACCCATCGACCACGCCATCCCCAAAGGGCTCCGAACCCAGATGTTAAAAAAAGACCCCGATTTTCGCAAGGTTGGCCCGGCCGGTGTGATGGATTATCCGCTCAATCCCGTCGACCACGTGCTGCTGGTCACGCACGAGTCGCTTCGGCACAGGGGCTATTGCGGGTTGAGCGTCATGCTCATCGTAGATCTGGAAGGGCCGCTGCCGCAGGCCGAATTGCAACGCGCCCTGCACCGGCTGGGCACGTGTTATCCCGCCCTTTCGGCACACATCAGGTATTCATCCATCCTCCATCGGCCCTCCTGGCATTTGGTAGGGCGGGAACCGCTCGAAGAGGCCGTCGAATATGAGCACCATCAACTCGATCCCGAGCGCGATGACATCCTCGCCCCTCTGAATCGCGTCATCGACGATCCCGTCAACGTCCACGAGGGGCGGCAACTCCGCCTGGTCCACATCGAGATGCCGGGCGAGCGTCATCGCCTCGCCCTGCGCTGGGCGCACCCGCTCATGGACATCGAAGGCGGTCACGCCCTTCTCGGAGCGCTCCACGATATTCTTTGCGGCCGTGAGCCGTCGCTGAATCCTGACCCGGCAGCGGCCTTCCCCGAACCATTCGCGGCAGGTTTTCCCGCCGCCCAGCTTCGTGCGTGGCAGGGGCGATTTCTTTATGCCAGCTACGATCGCCTCCGCCAGCCGCGGATCGTTCAGCGGCCCGAAGCCGCGCCGCAGCACTGTCGCGTCGCCCTGAGGGCGTATGTCGGAGAACAGCGCGCCCGATTCGAGGCTCTGGCGAAGGAACGGACCGCGCCCGGTCCACTCCGCTACTCTCGCGCGATCCTGGTCGCGCTCGCACGAGCGTATCACCAAATGGCCACCAACCAGGGTCGCCCGCGCTCGCATTACCTATTCCCCCAATCTCTGCCGCTGGCGCGTAAGGGCCCTCGGCCCGGCGTTTGTGGCAACCACGTCTCCATTCCCTGGATCGTCTTTGCCGCGAGCGATTTGGAGGATCGCGCGAAGGCGGATGCCGTCGCCGGCCGCCAATTCCGTGATTTTTTTGAAAAGCGCCGCGATCAGGCCATGTGGTATATGTACCGCGCCGCCGCGCGTTGGCCCTTCGGTGTGACCCGTTGGCTGACGACGCACCGCCTGCCGCGTGCCGCCGCCGGTTTCACCGGCTACCAATTCGACCAGTCAGTAACGCACCTCGGCTCGGCCCGCATCGTTAATTTGTCCGGGGCCGGGCCGATGAATTG
Encoded proteins:
- the pdhA gene encoding pyruvate dehydrogenase (acetyl-transferring) E1 component subunit alpha is translated as MPRSRISPSHCVEHLSILGADGAVDRDLDPGLPSEQLRRYYRALVLARRWDERMINLSRQGRIGTYPPTRGQEAASLGPAFVMEKADWLVPSFREMPAMLYLGWPMERLILGWWGGYEHGAQPPEGLNVLPLCGPVATQCQYAAGIAMGNKFKGDSGVVVTFLGDGATSEGDFHEAMNVAGAFQLPLVMIVQNNQWAISMPRSAQTASQTLAQKALGYGFGGMQVDGNDLLAMIVASREALDRARSGGGPTLIEAITYRLGQHSTSDDSGKYRTADEVKGWETRDPLTRFTIYLEQRGIVNDKVRGLVEEDVKQEISAAIQRAEAYVPDPMEPFDHCFATRPPHLVAQLGEFQAYWRAREGAARPEPKCGPIQKTPAVLAKASRSLPAPAPSAGLPN